One region of Sebastes fasciatus isolate fSebFas1 chromosome 1, fSebFas1.pri, whole genome shotgun sequence genomic DNA includes:
- the eif4enif1 gene encoding eukaryotic translation initiation factor 4E transporter isoform X4 translates to MENDACVEQKIGDGGDAAVDQVEQQPAAATATAPYRYSKEELLEIKELPVSNERPDCLSEKYDSDGIWDPEKWHASLYPTSGRSSPVEGFKKDYVDDRVPLKRRIPDPRERLKEDDLDVVLSPQRRSFGGGCQGNAALAPHARRPISPLENKENESLRLGGARRIGSGRIIAARAFEREPRMDKERERERDFKDKRFRRDYGDKRVFSERRRNDSYAEEEPEWFSQGPTSQSETIELIGFDDKILEDAGRRSKRSRKRAESIREAPECNGVQTEERDAGLQSTADQEVPHSDVLPEQSAGDFDFNEFFNLEKTMPGLASMIEDVLGEGPVSASRFSQWFSSNLSPSGSRSSSLRSTPHEELEKLAGLEPRGTSSSQGPASYFTPIQSSECKEKVDILELLHKAKIDLKPLLSTLSVNKARLRESTNCGAVLSLEEVEGGMKGMKLGSEPQVRKVPPPQRGNGTPFMAQHLEEALTGGSGARPHSRDTDMSAFNKLVSSMKASGTLPTHHQPKANNHPSDPAVVSLSEAQVPPQQQKNIFQELLGRPARSASPTLLVNLLGSSDGPTTHAPLHGLLHKGPSPPLFPQRAPSPDYFNTRLQHSAGYPVCHQPMMPEQFVDVHRSISPGSAIQQQMRALSMPVNQADLEALAFQQDLALHAHHAYQSGYKPPLDKSYRNRLQRVNRSPGPGPPPAGRNSPGNAVTMLSPSFTPTSVIRKMYATKEKSRDEPSSRSETKEEAAGHSLDDGSSQHLYLEAIEGNAGQSGGVKIGSQTFPSKDQERLRPGSAGHSAPTMAPGPSSSFPRPIYPVPLLSHVPMVRPPPQLHPNVVQRMLAQGIQPQQLGPALAQAGIFPQHVDLAQLQGLPPALLGQQLYPLSATGHPLLPPRVNTQMQLAVMQQQLQQQRPMHPGIPGPPSHSHGPHRTNGSQQQGLGLAKWFGSDVLEQPLPSMPAKVISVDELEFRP, encoded by the exons ATGGAGAACGATGCTTGTGTCGAGCAGAAGATTGGTGATGGAGGAGATGCTGCTGTGGACCAAGTTGAACAACAGCCAGCAGCAGCCACAGCCACAGCTCCTTACAGATACTCAAAG GAGGAGCTTCTGGAAATAAAAGAACTGCCAGTCTCCAATGAAAGGCCAGACTGTCTCTCTGAGAAATATGACAG TGACGGTATTTGGGACCCTGAGAAGTGGCATGCCTCACTGTATCCCACATCAGGGCGTAGCTCTCCGGTGGAAGGTTTTAAGAAGGACTATGTGGATGACAGAGTTCCTTTGAAACGAAGAATCCCAG ATCCTCGTGAGCGGTTAAAGGAGGACGATCTGGATGTCGTATTGAGCCCGCAGCGACGCAGCTTCGGAGGCGGATGTCAAGGCAACGCTGCACTTGCACCCCACGCCCGTCGCCCGATCAGCCCCCTGGAAAATAAGGAGAATGAGAGTCTCCGTCTAGGAGGGGCACGGAGAATCGGCAGTGGCCGCATAATTGCCGCACGAGCCTTTGAGAGAGAACCCCGTATGGACAAAGAGAGGGAACGTGAGAGAGACTTTAAGGATAAAAGATTCAGG AGGGATTATGGTGACAAACGTGTGTTTAGTGAAAGGAGAAGGAATGATTCTTATGCAGAGGAGGAGCCAGAGTGGTTCTCCCAGGGTCCCACCAGCCAGTCTGAGACGATCGAGCTCATTGGATTTGACGACAAAATCCTGGAGGATGCAGGTCGCAGGTCCAAGCGGTCAAGGAAGCGGGCGGAGTCCATAAGAGAAG CACCGGAATGTAACGGTGTACAGACCGAAGAGAGAGATGCGGGTTTGCAGTCTACTGCCGATCAGGAGGTTCCCCACTCTGATGTTCTGCCTGAGCAGTCAGCTGGAGACTTTGACTTCAATGAATTCTTCAATCTAGAGAAGACCATGCCGGGACTGGCCTCT ATGATAGAGGACGTTTTGGGGGAGGGCCCTGTATCGGCTAGCCGCTTCAGTCAGTGGTTCTCCAGTAACCTGAGCCCTTCAGGCAGCCGGTCCAGCAGTCTGAGGTCCACCCCCCATGAGGAGCTGGAAAAGCTTGCAG GGCTTGAGCCACGCGGCACGTCCTCTAGCCAAGGCCCTGCTTCATACTTCACACCCATTCAATCATCGGAGTGCAAGGAGAAGGTGGACATCCTGGAGCTGCTTCACAAGGCCAAAATAGACCTGAAGCCTCTTCTCTCCACCCTGTCGGTCAACAAGGCTCGGCTACGGGAAAGCA CTAACTGTGGAGCGGTGCTCTCGCTGGAGGAagtggagggagggatgaagggGATGAAGCTGGGCTCAGAACCACAGGTGCGAAAGGTGCCGCCTCCACAGAGAGGAAATGGCACGCCCTTCATGGCTCAACATTTAGAGGAGGCTTTAACTGGCGGCTCAGGCGCCCGTCCACACTCACGTGACACAGACATGTCGGCCTTTAATAAACTGGTCAGCAGCATGAAGGCAAGTGGAACTCTGCCAACTCACCACCAACCCAAGGCAAACAAT CATCCTTCAGACCCAGCTGTGGTGTCGCTGTCTGAAGCTCAGGTGCCTCCTcaacagcagaaaaacatattccAG GAGCTCTTGGGACGTCCTGCTCGTAGTGCCTCTCCTACACTACTGGTCAATCTGTTGGGCAGCTCTGACGGCCCAACGACCCATGCCCCTCTACATGGCCTACTACACAAGGGCCCGTCGCCCCCTCTCTTTCCACAGAGGGCACCCTCACCTGACTACTTCAACACTCGGTTGCAACATTCAGCAG GTTACCCTGTTTGTCATCAGCCCATGATGCCAGAACAGTTTGTTGATGTTCACAGGTCTATCAGCCCTGGATCTGCAATACAACAACAG ATGAGGGCGCTCTCGATGCCAGTGAATCAGGCCGACCTGGAAGCTCTGGCATTTCAACAGGACCTTGCTCTACATGCCCACCACGCATACCAGTCCGGCTACAAGCCACCACTGGACAAATCTTATCGAAATAG ACTGCAGCGTGTTAATCGCTCCCCTGGTCCAGGCCCTCCGCCTGCTGGAAGAAACTCTCCGGGCAATGCTGTCACCATG TTGTCCCCGTCATTTACACCCACCTCTGTGATTCGCAAAATGTACGCGACAAAAGAGAAAAGCAGAGATGAACCATCAAGTCGTTCGGAGACGAAGGAGGAGGCAGCAGGGCACTCTCTAGATG ACGGCAGCTCCCAACATCTATACCTGGAGGCGATCGAGGGTAATGCTGGCCAGTCTGGGGGAGTGAAGATTGGCTCGCAGACCTTTCCGAGCAAGGACCAGGAGCGTCTCAGGCCTGGCTCTGCTGGACACAGTGCGCCCACCATGGCTCCAGGACCCTCCTCATCTTTCCCTCGTCCCATCTACCCGGTACCGCTGTTATCCCATGTACCGATGGTGCGCCCTCCTCCCCAGCTCCACCCTAATGTGGTTCAGCGAATGCTGGCGCAGGGTATCCAGCCCCAGCAACTGGGACCTGCTCTTGCGCAAGCAG GTATATTTCCACAACATGTTGACCTGGCTCAACTTCAAGGCTTGCCTCCAGCCCTGCTTGGACAACAGCTGTACCCTCTAAGTGCAACAGGGCATCCTCTTCTACCTCCCAGAGTCAATACTCAGATGCAGTTAGCAGTAATGCAGCAGCAACTTCAGCAACAGAGACCAA TGCATCCAGGCATCCCAGGTCCTCCGTCACATAGCCATGGCCCTCACCGGACAAATGGCTCCCAGCAACAAGGCTTAGGCCTCGCCAAGTGGTTTGGATCAGACGTGCTTGAACAGCCACTCCCCTCCATGCCGGCCAAGGTCATAAGTGTAGATGAATTGGAGTTCCGGCCATAA
- the eif4enif1 gene encoding eukaryotic translation initiation factor 4E transporter isoform X3, with translation MENDACVEQKIGDGGDAAVDQVEQQPAAATATAPYRYSKEELLEIKELPVSNERPDCLSEKYDSDGIWDPEKWHASLYPTSGRSSPVEGFKKDYVDDRVPLKRRIPDPRERLKEDDLDVVLSPQRRSFGGGCQGNAALAPHARRPISPLENKENESLRLGGARRIGSGRIIAARAFEREPRMDKERERERDFKDKRFRRDYGDKRVFSERRRNDSYAEEEPEWFSQGPTSQSETIELIGFDDKILEDAGRRSKRSRKRAESIREAPECNGVQTEERDAGLQSTADQEVPHSDVLPEQSAGDFDFNEFFNLEKTMPGLASAPFSVLQMIEDVLGEGPVSASRFSQWFSSNLSPSGSRSSSLRSTPHEELEKLAGLEPRGTSSSQGPASYFTPIQSSECKEKVDILELLHKAKIDLKPLLSTLSVNKARLRESTNCGAVLSLEEVEGGMKGMKLGSEPQVRKVPPPQRGNGTPFMAQHLEEALTGGSGARPHSRDTDMSAFNKLVSSMKASGTLPTHHQPKANNHPSDPAVVSLSEAQVPPQQQKNIFQELLGRPARSASPTLLVNLLGSSDGPTTHAPLHGLLHKGPSPPLFPQRAPSPDYFNTRLQHSAGYPVCHQPMMPEQFVDVHRSISPGSAIQQQMRALSMPVNQADLEALAFQQDLALHAHHAYQSGYKPPLDKSYRNRLQRVNRSPGPGPPPAGRNSPGNAVTMLSPSFTPTSVIRKMYATKEKSRDEPSSRSETKEEAAGHSLDDGSSQHLYLEAIEGNAGQSGGVKIGSQTFPSKDQERLRPGSAGHSAPTMAPGPSSSFPRPIYPVPLLSHVPMVRPPPQLHPNVVQRMLAQGIQPQQLGPALAQAGIFPQHVDLAQLQGLPPALLGQQLYPLSATGHPLLPPRVNTQMQLAVMQQQLQQQRPMHPGIPGPPSHSHGPHRTNGSQQQGLGLAKWFGSDVLEQPLPSMPAKVISVDELEFRP, from the exons ATGGAGAACGATGCTTGTGTCGAGCAGAAGATTGGTGATGGAGGAGATGCTGCTGTGGACCAAGTTGAACAACAGCCAGCAGCAGCCACAGCCACAGCTCCTTACAGATACTCAAAG GAGGAGCTTCTGGAAATAAAAGAACTGCCAGTCTCCAATGAAAGGCCAGACTGTCTCTCTGAGAAATATGACAG TGACGGTATTTGGGACCCTGAGAAGTGGCATGCCTCACTGTATCCCACATCAGGGCGTAGCTCTCCGGTGGAAGGTTTTAAGAAGGACTATGTGGATGACAGAGTTCCTTTGAAACGAAGAATCCCAG ATCCTCGTGAGCGGTTAAAGGAGGACGATCTGGATGTCGTATTGAGCCCGCAGCGACGCAGCTTCGGAGGCGGATGTCAAGGCAACGCTGCACTTGCACCCCACGCCCGTCGCCCGATCAGCCCCCTGGAAAATAAGGAGAATGAGAGTCTCCGTCTAGGAGGGGCACGGAGAATCGGCAGTGGCCGCATAATTGCCGCACGAGCCTTTGAGAGAGAACCCCGTATGGACAAAGAGAGGGAACGTGAGAGAGACTTTAAGGATAAAAGATTCAGG AGGGATTATGGTGACAAACGTGTGTTTAGTGAAAGGAGAAGGAATGATTCTTATGCAGAGGAGGAGCCAGAGTGGTTCTCCCAGGGTCCCACCAGCCAGTCTGAGACGATCGAGCTCATTGGATTTGACGACAAAATCCTGGAGGATGCAGGTCGCAGGTCCAAGCGGTCAAGGAAGCGGGCGGAGTCCATAAGAGAAG CACCGGAATGTAACGGTGTACAGACCGAAGAGAGAGATGCGGGTTTGCAGTCTACTGCCGATCAGGAGGTTCCCCACTCTGATGTTCTGCCTGAGCAGTCAGCTGGAGACTTTGACTTCAATGAATTCTTCAATCTAGAGAAGACCATGCCGGGACTGGCCTCT GCGCCTTTTTCTGTCTTGCAGATGATAGAGGACGTTTTGGGGGAGGGCCCTGTATCGGCTAGCCGCTTCAGTCAGTGGTTCTCCAGTAACCTGAGCCCTTCAGGCAGCCGGTCCAGCAGTCTGAGGTCCACCCCCCATGAGGAGCTGGAAAAGCTTGCAG GGCTTGAGCCACGCGGCACGTCCTCTAGCCAAGGCCCTGCTTCATACTTCACACCCATTCAATCATCGGAGTGCAAGGAGAAGGTGGACATCCTGGAGCTGCTTCACAAGGCCAAAATAGACCTGAAGCCTCTTCTCTCCACCCTGTCGGTCAACAAGGCTCGGCTACGGGAAAGCA CTAACTGTGGAGCGGTGCTCTCGCTGGAGGAagtggagggagggatgaagggGATGAAGCTGGGCTCAGAACCACAGGTGCGAAAGGTGCCGCCTCCACAGAGAGGAAATGGCACGCCCTTCATGGCTCAACATTTAGAGGAGGCTTTAACTGGCGGCTCAGGCGCCCGTCCACACTCACGTGACACAGACATGTCGGCCTTTAATAAACTGGTCAGCAGCATGAAGGCAAGTGGAACTCTGCCAACTCACCACCAACCCAAGGCAAACAAT CATCCTTCAGACCCAGCTGTGGTGTCGCTGTCTGAAGCTCAGGTGCCTCCTcaacagcagaaaaacatattccAG GAGCTCTTGGGACGTCCTGCTCGTAGTGCCTCTCCTACACTACTGGTCAATCTGTTGGGCAGCTCTGACGGCCCAACGACCCATGCCCCTCTACATGGCCTACTACACAAGGGCCCGTCGCCCCCTCTCTTTCCACAGAGGGCACCCTCACCTGACTACTTCAACACTCGGTTGCAACATTCAGCAG GTTACCCTGTTTGTCATCAGCCCATGATGCCAGAACAGTTTGTTGATGTTCACAGGTCTATCAGCCCTGGATCTGCAATACAACAACAG ATGAGGGCGCTCTCGATGCCAGTGAATCAGGCCGACCTGGAAGCTCTGGCATTTCAACAGGACCTTGCTCTACATGCCCACCACGCATACCAGTCCGGCTACAAGCCACCACTGGACAAATCTTATCGAAATAG ACTGCAGCGTGTTAATCGCTCCCCTGGTCCAGGCCCTCCGCCTGCTGGAAGAAACTCTCCGGGCAATGCTGTCACCATG TTGTCCCCGTCATTTACACCCACCTCTGTGATTCGCAAAATGTACGCGACAAAAGAGAAAAGCAGAGATGAACCATCAAGTCGTTCGGAGACGAAGGAGGAGGCAGCAGGGCACTCTCTAGATG ACGGCAGCTCCCAACATCTATACCTGGAGGCGATCGAGGGTAATGCTGGCCAGTCTGGGGGAGTGAAGATTGGCTCGCAGACCTTTCCGAGCAAGGACCAGGAGCGTCTCAGGCCTGGCTCTGCTGGACACAGTGCGCCCACCATGGCTCCAGGACCCTCCTCATCTTTCCCTCGTCCCATCTACCCGGTACCGCTGTTATCCCATGTACCGATGGTGCGCCCTCCTCCCCAGCTCCACCCTAATGTGGTTCAGCGAATGCTGGCGCAGGGTATCCAGCCCCAGCAACTGGGACCTGCTCTTGCGCAAGCAG GTATATTTCCACAACATGTTGACCTGGCTCAACTTCAAGGCTTGCCTCCAGCCCTGCTTGGACAACAGCTGTACCCTCTAAGTGCAACAGGGCATCCTCTTCTACCTCCCAGAGTCAATACTCAGATGCAGTTAGCAGTAATGCAGCAGCAACTTCAGCAACAGAGACCAA TGCATCCAGGCATCCCAGGTCCTCCGTCACATAGCCATGGCCCTCACCGGACAAATGGCTCCCAGCAACAAGGCTTAGGCCTCGCCAAGTGGTTTGGATCAGACGTGCTTGAACAGCCACTCCCCTCCATGCCGGCCAAGGTCATAAGTGTAGATGAATTGGAGTTCCGGCCATAA
- the eif4enif1 gene encoding eukaryotic translation initiation factor 4E transporter isoform X1 — MNRVIVGLTSVMENDACVEQKIGDGGDAAVDQVEQQPAAATATAPYRYSKEELLEIKELPVSNERPDCLSEKYDSDGIWDPEKWHASLYPTSGRSSPVEGFKKDYVDDRVPLKRRIPDPRERLKEDDLDVVLSPQRRSFGGGCQGNAALAPHARRPISPLENKENESLRLGGARRIGSGRIIAARAFEREPRMDKERERERDFKDKRFRRDYGDKRVFSERRRNDSYAEEEPEWFSQGPTSQSETIELIGFDDKILEDAGRRSKRSRKRAESIREAPECNGVQTEERDAGLQSTADQEVPHSDVLPEQSAGDFDFNEFFNLEKTMPGLASAPFSVLQMIEDVLGEGPVSASRFSQWFSSNLSPSGSRSSSLRSTPHEELEKLAGLEPRGTSSSQGPASYFTPIQSSECKEKVDILELLHKAKIDLKPLLSTLSVNKARLRESTNCGAVLSLEEVEGGMKGMKLGSEPQVRKVPPPQRGNGTPFMAQHLEEALTGGSGARPHSRDTDMSAFNKLVSSMKASGTLPTHHQPKANNHPSDPAVVSLSEAQVPPQQQKNIFQELLGRPARSASPTLLVNLLGSSDGPTTHAPLHGLLHKGPSPPLFPQRAPSPDYFNTRLQHSAGYPVCHQPMMPEQFVDVHRSISPGSAIQQQMRALSMPVNQADLEALAFQQDLALHAHHAYQSGYKPPLDKSYRNRLQRVNRSPGPGPPPAGRNSPGNAVTMLSPSFTPTSVIRKMYATKEKSRDEPSSRSETKEEAAGHSLDDGSSQHLYLEAIEGNAGQSGGVKIGSQTFPSKDQERLRPGSAGHSAPTMAPGPSSSFPRPIYPVPLLSHVPMVRPPPQLHPNVVQRMLAQGIQPQQLGPALAQAGIFPQHVDLAQLQGLPPALLGQQLYPLSATGHPLLPPRVNTQMQLAVMQQQLQQQRPMHPGIPGPPSHSHGPHRTNGSQQQGLGLAKWFGSDVLEQPLPSMPAKVISVDELEFRP; from the exons at gAACAGGGTCATTGTCGGGCTGACATCCGTCATGGAGAACGATGCTTGTGTCGAGCAGAAGATTGGTGATGGAGGAGATGCTGCTGTGGACCAAGTTGAACAACAGCCAGCAGCAGCCACAGCCACAGCTCCTTACAGATACTCAAAG GAGGAGCTTCTGGAAATAAAAGAACTGCCAGTCTCCAATGAAAGGCCAGACTGTCTCTCTGAGAAATATGACAG TGACGGTATTTGGGACCCTGAGAAGTGGCATGCCTCACTGTATCCCACATCAGGGCGTAGCTCTCCGGTGGAAGGTTTTAAGAAGGACTATGTGGATGACAGAGTTCCTTTGAAACGAAGAATCCCAG ATCCTCGTGAGCGGTTAAAGGAGGACGATCTGGATGTCGTATTGAGCCCGCAGCGACGCAGCTTCGGAGGCGGATGTCAAGGCAACGCTGCACTTGCACCCCACGCCCGTCGCCCGATCAGCCCCCTGGAAAATAAGGAGAATGAGAGTCTCCGTCTAGGAGGGGCACGGAGAATCGGCAGTGGCCGCATAATTGCCGCACGAGCCTTTGAGAGAGAACCCCGTATGGACAAAGAGAGGGAACGTGAGAGAGACTTTAAGGATAAAAGATTCAGG AGGGATTATGGTGACAAACGTGTGTTTAGTGAAAGGAGAAGGAATGATTCTTATGCAGAGGAGGAGCCAGAGTGGTTCTCCCAGGGTCCCACCAGCCAGTCTGAGACGATCGAGCTCATTGGATTTGACGACAAAATCCTGGAGGATGCAGGTCGCAGGTCCAAGCGGTCAAGGAAGCGGGCGGAGTCCATAAGAGAAG CACCGGAATGTAACGGTGTACAGACCGAAGAGAGAGATGCGGGTTTGCAGTCTACTGCCGATCAGGAGGTTCCCCACTCTGATGTTCTGCCTGAGCAGTCAGCTGGAGACTTTGACTTCAATGAATTCTTCAATCTAGAGAAGACCATGCCGGGACTGGCCTCT GCGCCTTTTTCTGTCTTGCAGATGATAGAGGACGTTTTGGGGGAGGGCCCTGTATCGGCTAGCCGCTTCAGTCAGTGGTTCTCCAGTAACCTGAGCCCTTCAGGCAGCCGGTCCAGCAGTCTGAGGTCCACCCCCCATGAGGAGCTGGAAAAGCTTGCAG GGCTTGAGCCACGCGGCACGTCCTCTAGCCAAGGCCCTGCTTCATACTTCACACCCATTCAATCATCGGAGTGCAAGGAGAAGGTGGACATCCTGGAGCTGCTTCACAAGGCCAAAATAGACCTGAAGCCTCTTCTCTCCACCCTGTCGGTCAACAAGGCTCGGCTACGGGAAAGCA CTAACTGTGGAGCGGTGCTCTCGCTGGAGGAagtggagggagggatgaagggGATGAAGCTGGGCTCAGAACCACAGGTGCGAAAGGTGCCGCCTCCACAGAGAGGAAATGGCACGCCCTTCATGGCTCAACATTTAGAGGAGGCTTTAACTGGCGGCTCAGGCGCCCGTCCACACTCACGTGACACAGACATGTCGGCCTTTAATAAACTGGTCAGCAGCATGAAGGCAAGTGGAACTCTGCCAACTCACCACCAACCCAAGGCAAACAAT CATCCTTCAGACCCAGCTGTGGTGTCGCTGTCTGAAGCTCAGGTGCCTCCTcaacagcagaaaaacatattccAG GAGCTCTTGGGACGTCCTGCTCGTAGTGCCTCTCCTACACTACTGGTCAATCTGTTGGGCAGCTCTGACGGCCCAACGACCCATGCCCCTCTACATGGCCTACTACACAAGGGCCCGTCGCCCCCTCTCTTTCCACAGAGGGCACCCTCACCTGACTACTTCAACACTCGGTTGCAACATTCAGCAG GTTACCCTGTTTGTCATCAGCCCATGATGCCAGAACAGTTTGTTGATGTTCACAGGTCTATCAGCCCTGGATCTGCAATACAACAACAG ATGAGGGCGCTCTCGATGCCAGTGAATCAGGCCGACCTGGAAGCTCTGGCATTTCAACAGGACCTTGCTCTACATGCCCACCACGCATACCAGTCCGGCTACAAGCCACCACTGGACAAATCTTATCGAAATAG ACTGCAGCGTGTTAATCGCTCCCCTGGTCCAGGCCCTCCGCCTGCTGGAAGAAACTCTCCGGGCAATGCTGTCACCATG TTGTCCCCGTCATTTACACCCACCTCTGTGATTCGCAAAATGTACGCGACAAAAGAGAAAAGCAGAGATGAACCATCAAGTCGTTCGGAGACGAAGGAGGAGGCAGCAGGGCACTCTCTAGATG ACGGCAGCTCCCAACATCTATACCTGGAGGCGATCGAGGGTAATGCTGGCCAGTCTGGGGGAGTGAAGATTGGCTCGCAGACCTTTCCGAGCAAGGACCAGGAGCGTCTCAGGCCTGGCTCTGCTGGACACAGTGCGCCCACCATGGCTCCAGGACCCTCCTCATCTTTCCCTCGTCCCATCTACCCGGTACCGCTGTTATCCCATGTACCGATGGTGCGCCCTCCTCCCCAGCTCCACCCTAATGTGGTTCAGCGAATGCTGGCGCAGGGTATCCAGCCCCAGCAACTGGGACCTGCTCTTGCGCAAGCAG GTATATTTCCACAACATGTTGACCTGGCTCAACTTCAAGGCTTGCCTCCAGCCCTGCTTGGACAACAGCTGTACCCTCTAAGTGCAACAGGGCATCCTCTTCTACCTCCCAGAGTCAATACTCAGATGCAGTTAGCAGTAATGCAGCAGCAACTTCAGCAACAGAGACCAA TGCATCCAGGCATCCCAGGTCCTCCGTCACATAGCCATGGCCCTCACCGGACAAATGGCTCCCAGCAACAAGGCTTAGGCCTCGCCAAGTGGTTTGGATCAGACGTGCTTGAACAGCCACTCCCCTCCATGCCGGCCAAGGTCATAAGTGTAGATGAATTGGAGTTCCGGCCATAA